A single region of the Vicia villosa cultivar HV-30 ecotype Madison, WI linkage group LG4, Vvil1.0, whole genome shotgun sequence genome encodes:
- the LOC131600147 gene encoding hypersensitive-induced response protein 1-like: MGQALGCYHVYKGDVAIKERFGRFIEVLEPGYHWTPWFIGYQIPGVISMSVQQHDFKCEAKTKDNVFVNVIASVQYRVVADKASDAFYKLTDIREHIQSYVFYVIRASVSKLELDVVFEQKNDIAKTVQDELEKAMSTYGYEIVQTFIIDIEPDAIVKRAMNEIDASARMRLTANKKAESENILQIKKAEGEAESMYISGLGIARQRQTIMDELSDSVLAFSESVPETSAKDVVDMVLVTQYFDTMNEIGASSKSSVFIPHGPGAVRDIVVQIRDGLLQQNAAN, encoded by the exons AAAAGAACGATTTGGGAGATTTATTGAAGTTTTAGAACCTGGATACCATTGGACACCTTGGTTTATTGGCTATCAGATACCTGGTGTAATATCGATGAGTGTGCAGCAACATGATTTTAAATGCGAGGCAAAAACAAAG gataATGTCTTTGTCAACGTGATTGCATCTGTACAATACCGCGTTGTGGCTGATAAAGCGTCTGATGCCTTTTATAAGCTCACCGACATAAGGGAACATATTCAATCATATGTTTTTTATG TTATAAGAGCCAGTGTGTCGAAGTTAGAGCTGGATGTCGTCTTTGAGCAGAAGAATGATATAGCAAAGACTGTCCAAGATGAGCTTGAGAag GCGATGTCGACCTACGGTTACGAGATAGTCCAGACTTTCATTATTGATATCGAGCCTGATGCTATTGTCAAGAGAGCAATGAATGAGATCGATGCAT CTGCGAGAATGAGGTTGACTGCAAACAAGAAAGCAGAATCAGAAAATATATTGCAGATAAAGAAAGCTGAAGGAGAAGCTGAGTCCATGTATATATCAGGACTCGGTATAGCTCGTCAACGTCAAACTATCATGGACGAACTGAGCGACAGTGTTCTTGCATTCTCTGAAAGTGTACCTGAAACTTCTGCTAAAGATGTCGTGGACATGGTGTTGGTAACCCAATACTTCGACACCATGAACGAAATTGGAGCATCCTCAAAATCATCCGTGTTCATACCACATGGCCCCGGTGCTGTTAGAGACATTGTTGTGCAGATTAGGGATGGACTCCTTCAGCAAAATGCTGCAAATTAA